The following coding sequences lie in one Filimonas effusa genomic window:
- a CDS encoding RsmE family RNA methyltransferase codes for MAPYFFEPDIIPGVSVYELSEESRKHIVQVLRMREGEAVMLTDGKGHWFAANIKAADKKTCQVQINGSGFSEKPLRKVAVGISLLKNANRIEWFLEKATEMGVSEIIPLLCKRTERQHFRFDRLQHILISAMLQSQQLWLPILHEPIAYPEAIGRFSYSQKLIAHCETFQKSNISQLKMAQDVLILIGPEGDFTSSEITEALQHGFEPVSLGVTRLRTETAGVVAAALLVNQ; via the coding sequence ATGGCTCCCTATTTTTTTGAACCAGATATTATACCGGGTGTCTCTGTTTATGAACTAAGTGAGGAAAGCCGGAAACATATAGTGCAGGTATTGCGCATGCGTGAAGGTGAAGCGGTGATGCTTACCGATGGTAAAGGCCACTGGTTTGCCGCCAATATAAAAGCTGCGGATAAAAAGACCTGCCAGGTACAGATCAACGGTTCGGGTTTCTCCGAAAAACCATTGCGTAAGGTTGCGGTTGGCATTTCATTATTAAAAAATGCCAATCGTATCGAGTGGTTCCTGGAGAAGGCCACTGAGATGGGTGTCAGCGAAATAATCCCCCTGTTATGCAAGCGCACGGAGCGACAGCATTTCCGTTTCGATCGTTTGCAACATATATTAATATCGGCCATGTTACAAAGCCAGCAGCTGTGGCTGCCCATATTACATGAGCCTATTGCCTATCCGGAGGCTATTGGCCGGTTCTCTTACTCCCAAAAGCTTATAGCTCACTGCGAAACGTTTCAAAAAAGCAATATTTCCCAGTTAAAAATGGCACAGGATGTGCTTATCTTGATTGGACCAGAAGGAGATTTTACATCTTCTGAAATTACAGAAGCCCTTCAGCACGGCTTTGAACCTGTATCACTCGGGGTAACCCGGCTGAGAACAGAGACGGCAGGTGTTGTAGCGGCGGCACTGCTGGTAAATCAATGA
- a CDS encoding GbsR/MarR family transcriptional regulator, translating to MNLQEAKQQFVQSWGVLGSQWGINRTMAQVHAHLLIAEKPLSTDDVMEGLNISRGNANMNIRELMDWGLVDKVIISGDRKEYFSADKDIWRVATRIIAQRKKRELDPMLKVLNQLNEVEGDKKDPEIKAFTDVIGGIRKFAGHAEKTLDTVIKAEENWFLNSFVKLLK from the coding sequence ATGAATTTGCAGGAAGCAAAACAACAATTTGTTCAAAGTTGGGGCGTTTTAGGAAGCCAATGGGGTATTAACCGAACGATGGCACAGGTACATGCACACCTGTTGATAGCAGAAAAACCACTTAGTACCGATGATGTGATGGAAGGACTCAATATCAGTCGCGGTAACGCCAATATGAACATTCGCGAACTGATGGATTGGGGGCTGGTTGACAAAGTAATTATCTCCGGCGACAGGAAAGAGTATTTCTCAGCAGATAAGGATATCTGGCGCGTAGCCACCCGCATTATTGCCCAGCGCAAAAAACGGGAGCTCGACCCCATGTTAAAGGTCCTCAACCAGCTGAATGAGGTGGAAGGCGATAAAAAAGATCCCGAAATAAAAGCTTTTACCGATGTAATTGGCGGTATCCGCAAGTTTGCAGGCCATGCCGAAAAAACATTGGATACTGTCATTAAAGCAGAAGAAAACTGGTTCCTGAACAGTTTTGTCAAACTGCTGAAATAA
- a CDS encoding ABC transporter ATP-binding protein yields the protein MNIQLTDAGKRFNRDWIFRHINFTFEAGQRYAITGPNGSGKSTLLQVLAASMEPSEGKCRWFNDMPAISGSNTTISGAAANTPGNITATGPAETKPVEADHVFRYLTYAAPYLDIIEEMSALEFLRFHSSFKPFQDGITPEKIITLLSLEKAAHKQIRYYSSGMKQRLKLGQAIFAGSPLLLLDEPCTNLDAAGYALYHQLITTYTAGKTIVVSSNDPQEYSFCQHHLSILDYK from the coding sequence ATGAACATTCAATTAACTGATGCCGGCAAACGGTTCAACAGGGATTGGATATTCCGCCATATCAACTTCACATTCGAAGCAGGGCAGCGGTATGCCATTACCGGCCCCAACGGCAGCGGCAAAAGCACTCTATTGCAAGTGCTCGCCGCAAGCATGGAGCCCAGTGAAGGTAAATGCCGCTGGTTTAACGATATGCCGGCCATTTCCGGCAGCAACACAACCATCAGCGGAGCCGCAGCAAACACACCCGGTAACATCACTGCAACAGGGCCTGCGGAAACAAAACCCGTTGAAGCCGATCACGTATTCCGGTACCTCACCTACGCCGCTCCCTATCTCGATATTATCGAGGAAATGTCGGCCCTCGAATTCCTGCGCTTCCACAGCAGTTTTAAGCCCTTTCAGGACGGTATCACACCCGAAAAGATCATTACCCTGCTATCACTCGAAAAAGCCGCACATAAGCAGATAAGATATTATAGCAGCGGTATGAAACAACGCCTCAAACTGGGTCAGGCCATTTTTGCCGGCTCTCCATTGTTATTATTAGATGAACCCTGCACCAACCTCGATGCAGCCGGGTATGCTTTGTACCATCAGCTCATAACAACATACACCGCCGGAAAAACAATAGTAGTAAGCAGCAACGACCCGCAGGAATATAGTTTTTGCCAGCATCATCTTTCCATCCTCGACTATAAATAG
- the lpxA gene encoding acyl-ACP--UDP-N-acetylglucosamine O-acyltransferase — protein sequence MIHPHTYIHPNARLAENVKVDPFSVIHQDVEIGEGTWIGSNVTIMEGVRIGKNCRIFPGAVLGGVPQDLKYKGEKTMVEIGDNTTIREFVTINRGTSDRWKTKVGDNCLIMAYTHIAHDCIIGNNCIMSNSVQLAGHVVLGDWAWIAGVCAVHQFVKIGQHSYIGGGSLVSKDVPPFIKAVRSPLSYGGVNSVGLKRRGFDLEKINHIADIYRIIYNKGLNTSQAMEYIEEELQATDERDDILAFIRDSGRGIIKRYAGGGDED from the coding sequence ATGATTCACCCTCATACATATATACACCCCAATGCGAGGCTGGCGGAAAACGTTAAAGTGGACCCATTTTCTGTCATCCATCAGGATGTGGAAATAGGCGAAGGCACCTGGATTGGCAGTAACGTAACCATTATGGAAGGCGTTCGTATAGGCAAAAACTGCCGCATCTTCCCCGGAGCCGTATTGGGTGGCGTCCCCCAGGATCTCAAGTACAAGGGCGAAAAAACCATGGTCGAAATTGGCGACAATACCACCATCCGTGAATTTGTTACCATCAACAGGGGCACCAGCGACCGCTGGAAAACTAAAGTTGGCGACAACTGCCTCATCATGGCCTACACTCACATCGCCCATGACTGTATTATCGGTAACAACTGTATCATGAGCAACAGCGTTCAGTTGGCAGGTCATGTGGTACTGGGCGACTGGGCCTGGATTGCAGGTGTTTGCGCCGTTCACCAGTTCGTTAAAATCGGGCAACACTCCTATATCGGCGGCGGCAGCCTCGTTAGTAAAGACGTTCCTCCCTTCATCAAAGCAGTACGCAGCCCGCTTAGCTACGGCGGCGTGAACAGCGTAGGGCTTAAACGCAGGGGATTCGATCTTGAAAAGATCAATCATATTGCCGATATCTACCGTATTATTTACAACAAAGGCCTCAACACCTCCCAGGCTATGGAATACATAGAGGAAGAACTGCAGGCTACCGACGAACGCGATGATATCCTCGCTTTTATCCGCGACAGCGGACGTGGCATCATCAAAAGATATGCTGGCGGCGGCGACGAAGACTAA
- a CDS encoding pyruvate dehydrogenase complex dihydrolipoamide acetyltransferase has product MAEVILMPRLSDTMTEGVIAAWHKKVGDTVKKGDLLAEIETDKATMELESYQEGTLLHLGADNGGKLQVNDLLAIIGNQGEDISSLLSQHGGGASQPAAENKAPEATPEAKENKSEESQPAASTANAEEVVLMPRLSDTMTEGVIASWQKNVGDAVKRGDILAEIETDKATMELESYKDGILLHQGAKPGEKIQVNDLLCIIGKEGTDVQAILNGLKSGGTAPAAAPKAEQPKAESNAPASAPAAQSGGAAAPQVVNEGRIFASPLAKKVAEEKGIDLKYVKGSGDNGRIVKADIENYKPQAAPQQAPAAKSAAPAAPAGQVSFDEIPVSQMRKVISKRLSESKFGAPEFYVTMVIDMDAAVAARTKINENAKVKVSFNDLVLKAVALSLKQHPAINSSWLGDKIRINHHVNIGVAVAVDEGLLVPVVRFADTKTLTQISSEVKDFAQKAKDKKLQPSDWEGSTFTISNLGMFGVDEFTAIINPPDSCILAVGGISKVPVVKNGQVVPGNIMKVTLTCDHRTVDGATGAAFLQTVKNYLEEPLRMLL; this is encoded by the coding sequence ATGGCCGAAGTGATTTTAATGCCTCGCCTGAGCGATACCATGACCGAAGGTGTTATCGCAGCATGGCACAAAAAAGTGGGCGATACCGTTAAGAAAGGAGATCTGTTAGCTGAAATTGAAACTGACAAAGCTACCATGGAACTGGAGAGCTACCAGGAAGGTACTTTACTACATTTAGGCGCAGACAACGGTGGAAAATTACAGGTTAACGACCTGCTGGCGATAATAGGAAACCAGGGAGAAGATATCAGTTCTCTGCTATCTCAGCACGGTGGCGGCGCAAGCCAGCCTGCTGCTGAAAACAAAGCGCCGGAAGCAACTCCTGAAGCCAAAGAAAACAAGTCCGAAGAAAGCCAGCCCGCAGCCAGCACCGCTAATGCAGAAGAAGTTGTGCTCATGCCAAGGCTTAGCGATACCATGACCGAAGGCGTTATCGCCTCCTGGCAGAAAAATGTAGGCGACGCCGTTAAAAGAGGCGATATCCTGGCCGAAATAGAAACCGATAAGGCTACTATGGAGCTGGAAAGCTATAAAGACGGTATCCTGCTTCACCAGGGCGCAAAACCAGGTGAAAAAATTCAGGTCAACGACCTGCTTTGCATTATCGGCAAAGAAGGCACCGACGTTCAGGCCATCCTCAATGGTCTTAAAAGCGGCGGCACTGCACCCGCAGCTGCTCCTAAAGCAGAACAGCCTAAAGCAGAAAGCAATGCTCCTGCCAGCGCTCCCGCAGCACAAAGTGGCGGTGCAGCTGCTCCCCAGGTAGTGAACGAAGGACGCATCTTCGCTTCCCCGCTCGCTAAAAAAGTAGCAGAAGAAAAAGGCATCGACCTCAAATATGTAAAAGGTAGCGGCGACAACGGTAGGATCGTTAAAGCCGACATCGAAAACTATAAACCCCAGGCTGCTCCGCAACAGGCGCCTGCGGCTAAATCTGCAGCCCCTGCAGCTCCTGCCGGACAAGTTAGCTTCGACGAGATCCCCGTATCGCAAATGCGTAAGGTGATCTCCAAACGCTTGAGCGAAAGCAAATTCGGCGCTCCCGAATTCTATGTGACCATGGTAATTGACATGGACGCCGCCGTAGCTGCACGTACGAAGATCAATGAAAACGCTAAGGTGAAAGTAAGCTTCAACGACCTCGTGCTGAAAGCCGTAGCTTTATCACTGAAACAACATCCCGCTATCAACAGCAGCTGGCTGGGCGATAAGATCCGTATCAACCACCACGTAAACATCGGTGTAGCCGTTGCAGTTGACGAAGGATTACTGGTTCCTGTAGTACGCTTCGCCGATACTAAAACCTTAACCCAGATCAGCTCCGAAGTGAAAGACTTCGCTCAGAAAGCAAAAGATAAAAAACTGCAGCCTTCTGATTGGGAAGGAAGCACCTTCACCATCTCTAACCTGGGCATGTTTGGCGTAGACGAATTTACTGCCATCATCAACCCACCGGATTCCTGTATCCTCGCTGTAGGCGGTATCAGCAAAGTTCCCGTTGTTAAAAACGGACAGGTGGTACCAGGCAATATCATGAAAGTAACGTTAACCTGCGACCACCGCACTGTTGACGGCGCTACAGGTGCTGCCTTCTTACAAACCGTTAAGAACTACCTCGAAGAGCCACTGAGAATGCTCCTCTAA
- a CDS encoding L,D-transpeptidase family protein: MKKCFYYVLTGLAMAGWWACGNQKKEKKPIVRDTTITRQTSFNNLFLDSTQIDAFLKSDTVFKPYAGSYSDFYKHRNYEYAWFDSSGIAEQAGNFLNLLSSTVEELKDSSLYSKQLEKLYTDFTKDSSHMQDRAKLLKTELYLTGQFFKYASKVYEGSELDVSELGWFIPRKKIDLTAVLDSVIKTKGKKGTDYAPLNPQYNELQSFLAKYDKIQKDTRWDSIPRIKKTLKQGDTDTVLVVVKQRLQALGDMAAADSNGAAFDASLSDALKVFQQRMGLTVDGKLSQGVINELNVPIDQRIKQILINMERVRWLPSGKDSSYILVNIPEYKLHVYEKGNQAFEMNVIVGTEGNSTVIFNGRLKYVVFAPYWNVPSSIVRKEIVPGMNRNSNYLARQNMEITGTEGGLPVVRQKPGPQNSLGLVKFLFPNNYNIYLHDTPNRELFNRANRSFSHGCIRIAEPAKMAQYLLQDQPEWTETKIDSAMHGTKEKWVTVKNPVSVFICYFTSWVDGDGRINFRKDIYGHDKKMADKLFVR; the protein is encoded by the coding sequence ATGAAGAAATGCTTCTACTATGTCTTAACAGGCCTGGCAATGGCCGGATGGTGGGCTTGCGGCAACCAGAAGAAAGAAAAAAAGCCGATTGTAAGAGATACTACCATCACCAGGCAAACTTCGTTCAACAACCTGTTCCTCGACAGTACGCAGATCGATGCGTTCCTGAAAAGCGATACGGTGTTCAAGCCCTATGCGGGATCGTATTCCGATTTCTACAAACATCGCAACTATGAGTATGCGTGGTTCGACAGCTCCGGTATTGCCGAGCAGGCGGGTAACTTCCTCAACCTGTTATCGAGTACCGTAGAAGAGCTGAAGGACAGCAGCCTGTACAGCAAACAACTTGAGAAGCTGTATACCGATTTCACCAAAGATTCGTCGCATATGCAGGATCGTGCGAAGCTGCTTAAGACTGAGCTGTATCTTACCGGTCAGTTCTTTAAATATGCTTCTAAAGTATATGAAGGCAGTGAGCTTGATGTATCGGAACTGGGCTGGTTCATTCCGCGTAAGAAAATAGATCTTACTGCGGTACTTGATTCCGTTATTAAAACCAAGGGCAAAAAGGGAACGGACTATGCCCCGCTGAATCCGCAGTACAATGAGCTGCAATCGTTTCTTGCGAAGTATGATAAGATACAGAAAGACACACGCTGGGATTCTATTCCACGTATAAAGAAGACGCTTAAACAAGGCGATACGGATACCGTACTGGTGGTGGTAAAGCAACGTTTACAGGCACTGGGCGATATGGCGGCTGCAGACAGCAATGGCGCTGCGTTTGATGCTTCTTTATCCGATGCTTTAAAGGTTTTCCAGCAGCGTATGGGATTAACGGTAGACGGCAAATTATCGCAGGGTGTCATCAATGAATTAAACGTTCCTATTGACCAGCGTATCAAACAGATCCTGATAAATATGGAGCGGGTACGATGGCTGCCCAGCGGCAAAGATTCTTCTTATATACTTGTAAATATTCCTGAGTATAAATTGCATGTTTACGAGAAAGGCAACCAGGCTTTTGAGATGAATGTGATTGTTGGCACCGAAGGCAACAGCACCGTTATTTTCAATGGCCGCCTGAAGTATGTGGTATTTGCGCCTTACTGGAATGTGCCTTCGAGTATCGTGCGTAAAGAGATTGTGCCGGGGATGAACCGTAACAGCAATTACCTGGCCCGTCAGAACATGGAGATCACTGGTACCGAAGGCGGCCTGCCGGTGGTAAGGCAAAAGCCGGGGCCTCAGAATTCATTGGGGCTGGTGAAGTTCCTTTTCCCCAACAACTATAATATTTACCTGCACGATACGCCTAACAGGGAGCTGTTTAACCGCGCCAACCGCAGCTTTAGCCATGGTTGTATACGTATAGCCGAACCGGCTAAAATGGCGCAATACCTGCTGCAGGATCAGCCGGAATGGACGGAAACGAAGATTGACAGTGCTATGCATGGCACCAAGGAAAAATGGGTAACGGTGAAGAACCCGGTATCGGTATTCATCTGTTATTTTACTTCGTGGGTAGACGGCGATGGCAGGATCAATTTCAGGAAAGATATTTACGGACACGATAAAAAAATGGCTGATAAGTTGTTTGTGCGTTAA
- the yihA gene encoding ribosome biogenesis GTP-binding protein YihA/YsxC, with translation MSNQNMEIKKATYLISSPAVDKCPKADRPEYAFIGRSNVGKSSLINMLCNNQKLAKTSASPGKTQSINHFTIESSVREKGPVERWYLVDLPGYGYAKIDQSSRRRWEQMIEGYLRKRENLVNVFVLIDARHMPQKIDLEFVNQLGHWEVPFTIVFTKADKEKPAVVERHVKAFLDAMRETWQFLPASVVTSATKKTGKDEILTQIAGMNLGKDEATGV, from the coding sequence GTGAGTAATCAGAATATGGAGATCAAAAAGGCAACGTACCTTATTTCAAGTCCAGCAGTAGACAAATGTCCCAAGGCCGACAGGCCTGAATATGCCTTTATAGGTCGCAGTAACGTCGGGAAATCATCTCTTATAAATATGTTGTGTAATAACCAGAAGCTCGCCAAAACATCGGCGAGCCCTGGTAAAACACAAAGTATCAATCATTTTACCATCGAGAGCTCCGTGCGTGAAAAAGGTCCGGTAGAGCGCTGGTATCTTGTGGATCTTCCGGGTTATGGTTATGCCAAAATAGACCAGAGCAGCCGGAGGCGATGGGAGCAGATGATCGAGGGTTACCTGCGCAAGCGGGAGAACCTGGTGAATGTATTTGTACTGATCGATGCGCGGCACATGCCTCAGAAGATAGACCTCGAATTTGTGAACCAGCTTGGTCACTGGGAGGTGCCTTTCACTATAGTATTTACCAAGGCCGATAAAGAAAAGCCTGCGGTGGTTGAGCGTCATGTAAAGGCATTTCTCGATGCCATGCGTGAAACCTGGCAGTTCCTGCCGGCAAGTGTTGTTACCAGCGCCACTAAAAAAACAGGTAAGGATGAGATCCTTACCCAGATCGCCGGGATGAACCTGGGCAAGGATGAAGCGACAGGGGTATAG
- a CDS encoding CoA-binding protein has product MQTPKNTLVLGASTNPQRYSFLAINKLAAHGHPVEAIGLKEGHVGNVSIKTGQPPLPDIDTVTLYLGAANQRPYYDYILSLRPKRIIFNPGAENPELEELAGQNKIEPLHACTLVMLSTGQY; this is encoded by the coding sequence ATGCAAACACCAAAGAACACGCTGGTATTGGGCGCATCAACCAATCCGCAACGCTACAGTTTCCTGGCCATCAACAAGCTTGCAGCACACGGCCATCCGGTTGAAGCGATCGGGCTTAAAGAAGGCCATGTAGGCAACGTATCCATAAAAACAGGTCAGCCTCCCTTGCCAGATATCGATACCGTTACCCTTTACCTTGGAGCCGCTAATCAGCGCCCTTATTATGATTATATCCTCTCCCTGCGTCCCAAACGCATTATCTTTAACCCCGGCGCCGAAAACCCCGAACTGGAAGAACTCGCCGGACAAAACAAGATAGAGCCCCTGCACGCCTGTACCCTGGTAATGCTCAGCACAGGCCAGTATTAA
- a CDS encoding ribonuclease H-like YkuK family protein has product MRWRKFNGESIQLPIKDAVEEAIKKETAKGTRLKVCIGTDSQVKGEDTEFATVIVFLRERNGGFMFIHNDKTRLKYNIKERMLVEVAKSIEIAYELCNLFIEYNVDMEVHADINTNPQFKSNDALREAMGYILGMGFAFKAKPEAFASSCCADKVVN; this is encoded by the coding sequence ATGCGTTGGAGAAAATTCAATGGAGAAAGCATCCAGCTTCCCATCAAAGATGCAGTTGAAGAGGCTATTAAGAAAGAAACTGCCAAGGGAACACGCCTCAAAGTTTGCATCGGCACAGACAGCCAGGTTAAAGGAGAAGACACAGAATTTGCTACCGTGATCGTTTTCCTCAGGGAACGTAACGGTGGATTTATGTTCATCCACAACGACAAAACCCGCCTCAAGTACAACATCAAGGAAAGAATGCTGGTAGAAGTCGCAAAAAGCATTGAGATCGCCTATGAACTATGCAACCTGTTCATTGAGTACAATGTAGACATGGAAGTTCATGCCGACATTAACACCAATCCCCAGTTCAAAAGCAACGACGCCCTGCGGGAAGCCATGGGTTATATCCTGGGAATGGGATTCGCGTTTAAAGCCAAACCCGAAGCTTTCGCCAGCAGCTGCTGCGCCGATAAGGTCGTGAACTAA
- a CDS encoding MBL fold metallo-hydrolase: protein MFKESFSVFGKKPAATHTGILQSKHYKKGAFENLHPTPQLAEGVGYGKVLRHMLRKQKTSIPPVPMPVVKRHIDERQSAFTLTWFGHSSYLLQVNNLNILVDPVFGKRASFSNEIGPAAFAGTRAYSVHDLPPLDIVIITHDHYDHLEYETVQQLKHKAEHWYTSLGVGSHLEFWGISPKRTTELDWWQQVSLAPEITLTATPARHFSGRGLVRNKTLWSSFVLKTPAYNIYIGGDSGYDTHFKEIGERFGPFDIAILECGQYDPFWPYIHMQPEETVQAAKDLNAAVLLPVHWGKFSLSAHAWDDPVKRVTKAATALQQPIAVPMIGQQFTLQGPLPVQPWWLTMTGGTPSQDDAQKE from the coding sequence ATGTTCAAGGAATCATTCAGTGTGTTTGGAAAAAAACCGGCGGCTACCCATACAGGTATCCTCCAATCAAAACATTATAAAAAAGGAGCTTTCGAAAACCTGCACCCTACCCCACAACTGGCCGAAGGCGTAGGTTATGGTAAAGTTTTACGCCATATGCTGCGCAAGCAGAAAACAAGCATTCCGCCCGTACCCATGCCCGTGGTAAAACGGCATATCGATGAACGCCAGTCGGCATTCACCCTTACCTGGTTCGGACATTCCTCCTACCTCCTCCAGGTGAACAACCTGAACATACTGGTCGACCCGGTATTCGGGAAACGCGCCTCCTTTTCCAATGAAATAGGACCCGCCGCCTTCGCAGGAACCAGGGCCTATTCGGTTCACGACCTCCCGCCCCTCGACATCGTGATCATTACGCACGACCACTACGATCACCTCGAATATGAAACCGTTCAGCAACTGAAACATAAAGCAGAACACTGGTACACCTCCCTGGGCGTAGGCTCACACCTCGAGTTCTGGGGCATCTCCCCAAAAAGAACTACGGAACTCGACTGGTGGCAGCAGGTAAGTCTCGCCCCCGAAATAACATTAACGGCTACTCCTGCCCGCCATTTCTCGGGACGCGGATTGGTACGCAATAAAACTTTGTGGTCGTCTTTCGTGCTTAAAACACCCGCTTATAACATTTATATCGGGGGCGACTCCGGCTACGATACGCACTTTAAAGAAATAGGCGAACGCTTTGGCCCGTTTGACATCGCCATCCTCGAATGCGGCCAATACGATCCTTTCTGGCCCTATATCCATATGCAGCCCGAAGAAACCGTACAGGCCGCCAAAGACCTTAATGCCGCTGTACTATTGCCCGTACATTGGGGTAAATTCTCTCTCAGCGCCCACGCATGGGACGACCCTGTTAAACGCGTAACCAAAGCAGCCACCGCTCTACAGCAGCCCATAGCTGTTCCTATGATAGGACAACAGTTTACCCTCCAGGGGCCGCTGCCGGTTCAGCCATGGTGGCTTACTATGACTGGCGGTACTCCATCACAGGATGACGCTCAAAAGGAATAG
- the dnaB gene encoding replicative DNA helicase, whose product MDLTNLNKDRKNRRKPSVDLSTMVYGKVPPQARELEEAVLGGVMLEKSAFDAVAEILRPDCFYVDAHQRIFRAFQSLVQKNFPIDILTVVEELKSKEELEMVGGPYYITKLTNSVVSTANIDTHARIVLQKFIQRELIRISGEIIGEAYEDSTDVFDLMDEAEDKIFKITNNFLKTDYKQMSSALAEAINRIDELRNRTDDISGVPSGFPTLDRVTYGWQKSDLIILAARPAVGKTAFALNLARNAALNPTRPTATAFFSLEMSAAQLVQRILSAESEILMEKISRGKLEDYEYQQLHAKGIKKLEQANIFIDDTAALNIFEFRAKARRLVNKNHVGFIIIDYLQLMSGTGDKGGNREQEISTISRTLKMLAKELQVPIIALSQLSRAVETRKESKMPQLSDLRESGAIEQDADMVMFIYRPEYYEVMNNEMGESTRGETHVRIAKHRNGSLETIKLRANLAIQRFHEWDEDENGGGGFGGGGGFSGGGGFQGGGNAGGGNTWKPLGPGGAGGNDAGNGGGNDDGGRFFIQKGSRMNSGEFDDGLENDAPF is encoded by the coding sequence ATGGATCTAACCAACCTAAATAAAGACCGGAAAAACCGGCGTAAGCCTTCAGTAGACCTCAGTACCATGGTGTATGGCAAAGTGCCGCCACAGGCCAGGGAACTGGAAGAGGCGGTACTGGGTGGTGTAATGCTGGAAAAGAGTGCGTTTGATGCGGTCGCGGAGATCCTGAGGCCTGATTGTTTTTATGTAGATGCGCACCAGCGTATTTTTCGGGCATTCCAGAGCCTGGTTCAGAAAAACTTTCCTATCGATATACTTACGGTGGTGGAGGAACTGAAGTCGAAGGAGGAGCTGGAGATGGTTGGTGGTCCGTACTATATCACGAAGCTTACGAATTCGGTTGTATCTACTGCGAACATCGATACGCATGCTCGTATTGTGTTACAGAAGTTCATACAGCGCGAGCTTATACGTATCAGCGGTGAGATCATTGGTGAGGCTTATGAAGACAGCACGGATGTGTTTGACCTGATGGATGAGGCGGAAGACAAGATCTTCAAGATCACGAACAACTTCCTTAAAACGGACTATAAACAAATGAGCAGTGCGCTTGCGGAAGCAATTAACCGTATTGACGAACTGCGGAACCGTACCGACGATATTTCCGGTGTGCCAAGTGGTTTTCCTACGCTAGACAGGGTCACTTATGGCTGGCAGAAATCGGATCTTATCATCCTGGCGGCACGTCCTGCGGTAGGTAAGACGGCGTTTGCGCTGAACCTTGCGCGGAATGCGGCATTGAACCCTACACGTCCTACTGCGACGGCTTTCTTTTCCTTGGAGATGAGTGCGGCTCAGCTGGTACAAAGGATTTTATCGGCGGAGAGCGAGATATTGATGGAGAAGATATCGCGGGGTAAGCTGGAAGATTACGAATACCAGCAACTGCATGCCAAGGGGATCAAAAAACTGGAACAGGCAAATATTTTTATTGACGATACTGCGGCCCTTAACATCTTTGAATTCCGGGCCAAAGCGCGAAGGCTGGTAAACAAGAACCATGTAGGCTTCATCATTATCGACTATCTGCAGCTGATGAGCGGCACCGGAGATAAGGGAGGGAACAGGGAACAGGAGATCAGTACCATCTCGCGTACGTTGAAGATGCTGGCAAAGGAATTACAGGTGCCTATCATTGCACTGAGCCAGTTAAGCCGGGCGGTAGAAACGCGTAAGGAGAGTAAGATGCCCCAGTTGAGTGACCTTCGTGAATCGGGTGCGATTGAACAGGATGCGGACATGGTAATGTTCATTTACCGTCCGGAATACTATGAGGTAATGAACAATGAGATGGGCGAAAGTACGCGTGGTGAAACGCACGTGCGTATAGCTAAACACCGTAACGGTTCACTTGAAACCATTAAGTTGCGGGCAAACCTGGCTATCCAGCGTTTCCATGAGTGGGATGAGGATGAGAATGGCGGCGGCGGATTTGGCGGTGGCGGTGGATTCTCCGGCGGTGGCGGATTCCAGGGCGGCGGCAATGCTGGCGGTGGAAATACCTGGAAGCCGTTAGGACCTGGTGGCGCCGGTGGCAATGATGCCGGCAATGGCGGCGGCAACGATGATGGCGGCCGTTTCTTTATTCAAAAAGGCAGCCGTATGAACAGCGGCGAATTCGACGATGGCTTAGAAAATGATGCTCCGTTTTAA